In Phacochoerus africanus isolate WHEZ1 chromosome 1, ROS_Pafr_v1, whole genome shotgun sequence, the following are encoded in one genomic region:
- the PXYLP1 gene encoding 2-phosphoxylose phosphatase 1 isoform X1, which produces MDLLTALLLLVHLIPVSVAKNGVNGKSRKRIMPDPVTEPPVMDPVYEALLYCNIPSVAERSMEGHAPHHFKLVSVHVFIRHGDRYPLYVIPKTKRPEIDCTLVANRKPYHPKLEAFVSHMAKGSGASLESPLHSLPLYPSHPLCEMGELTQTGVVQHLQNGQLLRDIYLKKHKLLPGDWSTDQLYLETTGKSRTLQSGLALLYGFLPDFDWKKIYFRHQPSALFCSGNCYCPVRNQYLEKEQRRQYLLRLKNSQLEKTYGEMARIVDIPTKQLRAANPIDSMLCHFCHNVSFPCTKNGCIDMEHFKVIKMHQIEDERERQEKKLYLGYALLGAHPILNQTVGRMQRAAEGRREELFALYSAHDVTLSPVLSALGLTEARFPRFAARLIFELWQDREKPSEHAVRILYNGVDVTFHTSFCQDHHKRSPKPMCPLENLVRFVKRDMFVALGGTTNYYDACHREGV; this is translated from the exons GTGTCGGTAGCTAAGAATGGAGTGAATGGCAAGAGTCGAAAGAGAATCATGCCCGACCCGGTGACGGAGCCCCCTGTGATGGACCCTGTTTACGAAGCTCTTCTGTACTGCAACATTCCAAGTGTGGCCGAGCGCAGCATGGAAG GTCATGCTCCGCATCATTTTAAGCTGGTCTCCGTGCACGTGTTCATCCGACACGGAGACAGGTACCCACTGTATGTCATTCCCAAAACCAAGCGCCCAGAAATTGACTGCACTCTGGTGGCTAACAG GAAACCGTATCACCCCAAACTGGAGGCTTTCGTTAGTCACATGGCCAAAGGATCTGGAGCTTCTCTCGAAAGCCCCTTGCACTCACTGCCTCTTTACCCCAGTCACCCGCTGTGTGAGATGGGAGAGCTCACGCAGACAG GGGTCGTGCAGCATCTGCAGAATGGCCAGCTGCTGAGGGACATCTATTTGAAGAAACACAAACTCCTGCCTGGTGACTGGTCCACAGACCAGCTTTACTTAGAGACCACTGGCAAAAGCCGGACGCTGCAGAGTGGGCTGGCCTTGCTTTATGGCTTCCTCCCAGATTTTGACTGGAAGAAGATTTATTTCAGGCACCAGCCTAGCGCTCTGTTCTGCTCTGGGAACTGCTATTGCCCTGTAAGAAACCAGTACCTGGAAAAGGAGCAGCGGCGGCAGTACCTGTTACGTCTGAAGAACAGCCAGCTGGAGAAGACCTACGGGGAGATGGCCAGGATCGTGGACATCCCTACCAAGCAGCTCCGCGCTGCCAACCCCATAGATTCCATGCTCTGCCACTTCTGCCACAACGTCAGCTTCCCCTGCACCAAGAACGGCTGCATTGACATGGAGCACTTCAAGGTGATCAAGATGCATCAGATAGAGGAcgagagggagaggcaggagaagAAACTGTACCTCGGGTACGCGCTCCTGGGCGCCCACCCCATCCTGAACCAAACTGTGGGCCGCATGCAGCGTGCTGccgagggcaggagggaggagctcTTTGCTCTCTACTCTGCTCACGACGTCACCCTGTCCCCAGTTCTCAGTGCCTTGGGCCTTACAGAAGCCAGATTCCCAAGGTTTGCAGCCAGGTTGATCTTTGAGCTCTGGCAAGACAGAGAGAAGCCCAGTGAGCACGCTGTCCGGATTCTCTACAACGGTGTTGACGTCACATTCCACACCTCATTCTGCCAGGACCACCACAAGCGGTCTCCCAAGCCCATGTGCCCCCTTGAAAACTTAGTCCGCTTTGTCAAAAGGGACATGTTTGTGGCCCTGGGCGGCACTACTAATTATTATGATGCCTGTCACAGGGAAGGAGTCTAA
- the PXYLP1 gene encoding 2-phosphoxylose phosphatase 1 isoform X2 → MPDPVTEPPVMDPVYEALLYCNIPSVAERSMEGHAPHHFKLVSVHVFIRHGDRYPLYVIPKTKRPEIDCTLVANRKPYHPKLEAFVSHMAKGSGASLESPLHSLPLYPSHPLCEMGELTQTGVVQHLQNGQLLRDIYLKKHKLLPGDWSTDQLYLETTGKSRTLQSGLALLYGFLPDFDWKKIYFRHQPSALFCSGNCYCPVRNQYLEKEQRRQYLLRLKNSQLEKTYGEMARIVDIPTKQLRAANPIDSMLCHFCHNVSFPCTKNGCIDMEHFKVIKMHQIEDERERQEKKLYLGYALLGAHPILNQTVGRMQRAAEGRREELFALYSAHDVTLSPVLSALGLTEARFPRFAARLIFELWQDREKPSEHAVRILYNGVDVTFHTSFCQDHHKRSPKPMCPLENLVRFVKRDMFVALGGTTNYYDACHREGV, encoded by the exons ATGCCCGACCCGGTGACGGAGCCCCCTGTGATGGACCCTGTTTACGAAGCTCTTCTGTACTGCAACATTCCAAGTGTGGCCGAGCGCAGCATGGAAG GTCATGCTCCGCATCATTTTAAGCTGGTCTCCGTGCACGTGTTCATCCGACACGGAGACAGGTACCCACTGTATGTCATTCCCAAAACCAAGCGCCCAGAAATTGACTGCACTCTGGTGGCTAACAG GAAACCGTATCACCCCAAACTGGAGGCTTTCGTTAGTCACATGGCCAAAGGATCTGGAGCTTCTCTCGAAAGCCCCTTGCACTCACTGCCTCTTTACCCCAGTCACCCGCTGTGTGAGATGGGAGAGCTCACGCAGACAG GGGTCGTGCAGCATCTGCAGAATGGCCAGCTGCTGAGGGACATCTATTTGAAGAAACACAAACTCCTGCCTGGTGACTGGTCCACAGACCAGCTTTACTTAGAGACCACTGGCAAAAGCCGGACGCTGCAGAGTGGGCTGGCCTTGCTTTATGGCTTCCTCCCAGATTTTGACTGGAAGAAGATTTATTTCAGGCACCAGCCTAGCGCTCTGTTCTGCTCTGGGAACTGCTATTGCCCTGTAAGAAACCAGTACCTGGAAAAGGAGCAGCGGCGGCAGTACCTGTTACGTCTGAAGAACAGCCAGCTGGAGAAGACCTACGGGGAGATGGCCAGGATCGTGGACATCCCTACCAAGCAGCTCCGCGCTGCCAACCCCATAGATTCCATGCTCTGCCACTTCTGCCACAACGTCAGCTTCCCCTGCACCAAGAACGGCTGCATTGACATGGAGCACTTCAAGGTGATCAAGATGCATCAGATAGAGGAcgagagggagaggcaggagaagAAACTGTACCTCGGGTACGCGCTCCTGGGCGCCCACCCCATCCTGAACCAAACTGTGGGCCGCATGCAGCGTGCTGccgagggcaggagggaggagctcTTTGCTCTCTACTCTGCTCACGACGTCACCCTGTCCCCAGTTCTCAGTGCCTTGGGCCTTACAGAAGCCAGATTCCCAAGGTTTGCAGCCAGGTTGATCTTTGAGCTCTGGCAAGACAGAGAGAAGCCCAGTGAGCACGCTGTCCGGATTCTCTACAACGGTGTTGACGTCACATTCCACACCTCATTCTGCCAGGACCACCACAAGCGGTCTCCCAAGCCCATGTGCCCCCTTGAAAACTTAGTCCGCTTTGTCAAAAGGGACATGTTTGTGGCCCTGGGCGGCACTACTAATTATTATGATGCCTGTCACAGGGAAGGAGTCTAA
- the PXYLP1 gene encoding 2-phosphoxylose phosphatase 1 isoform X3, producing the protein MLFRNRFLLLLALAALLAFVSLSLQFFHLIPVSVAKNGVNGKSRKRIMPDPVTEPPVMDPVYEALLYCNIPSVAERSMEGHAPHHFKLVSVHVFIRHGDRYPLYVIPKTKRPEIDCTLVANRKPYHPKLEAFVSHMAKGSGASLESPLHSLPLYPSHPLCEMGELTQTGVVQHLQNGQLLRDIYLKKHKLLPGDWSTDQLYLETTGKSRTLQSGLALLYGFLPDFDWKKIYFRHQPSALFCSGNCYCPVRNQYLEKEQRRQYLLRLKNSQLEKTYGEMARIVDIPTKQLRAANPIDSMLCHFCHNVSFPCTKNGCIDMEHFKVIKMHQIEDERERQEKKLYLGYALLGAHPILNQTVGRMQRAAEGRREELFALYSAHDVTLSPVLSALGLTEARFPRFAARLIFELWQDREKPSEHAVRILYNGVDVTFHTSFCQDHHKRSPKPMCPLENLVRFVKRDMFVALGGTTNYYDACHREGV; encoded by the exons GTGTCGGTAGCTAAGAATGGAGTGAATGGCAAGAGTCGAAAGAGAATCATGCCCGACCCGGTGACGGAGCCCCCTGTGATGGACCCTGTTTACGAAGCTCTTCTGTACTGCAACATTCCAAGTGTGGCCGAGCGCAGCATGGAAG GTCATGCTCCGCATCATTTTAAGCTGGTCTCCGTGCACGTGTTCATCCGACACGGAGACAGGTACCCACTGTATGTCATTCCCAAAACCAAGCGCCCAGAAATTGACTGCACTCTGGTGGCTAACAG GAAACCGTATCACCCCAAACTGGAGGCTTTCGTTAGTCACATGGCCAAAGGATCTGGAGCTTCTCTCGAAAGCCCCTTGCACTCACTGCCTCTTTACCCCAGTCACCCGCTGTGTGAGATGGGAGAGCTCACGCAGACAG GGGTCGTGCAGCATCTGCAGAATGGCCAGCTGCTGAGGGACATCTATTTGAAGAAACACAAACTCCTGCCTGGTGACTGGTCCACAGACCAGCTTTACTTAGAGACCACTGGCAAAAGCCGGACGCTGCAGAGTGGGCTGGCCTTGCTTTATGGCTTCCTCCCAGATTTTGACTGGAAGAAGATTTATTTCAGGCACCAGCCTAGCGCTCTGTTCTGCTCTGGGAACTGCTATTGCCCTGTAAGAAACCAGTACCTGGAAAAGGAGCAGCGGCGGCAGTACCTGTTACGTCTGAAGAACAGCCAGCTGGAGAAGACCTACGGGGAGATGGCCAGGATCGTGGACATCCCTACCAAGCAGCTCCGCGCTGCCAACCCCATAGATTCCATGCTCTGCCACTTCTGCCACAACGTCAGCTTCCCCTGCACCAAGAACGGCTGCATTGACATGGAGCACTTCAAGGTGATCAAGATGCATCAGATAGAGGAcgagagggagaggcaggagaagAAACTGTACCTCGGGTACGCGCTCCTGGGCGCCCACCCCATCCTGAACCAAACTGTGGGCCGCATGCAGCGTGCTGccgagggcaggagggaggagctcTTTGCTCTCTACTCTGCTCACGACGTCACCCTGTCCCCAGTTCTCAGTGCCTTGGGCCTTACAGAAGCCAGATTCCCAAGGTTTGCAGCCAGGTTGATCTTTGAGCTCTGGCAAGACAGAGAGAAGCCCAGTGAGCACGCTGTCCGGATTCTCTACAACGGTGTTGACGTCACATTCCACACCTCATTCTGCCAGGACCACCACAAGCGGTCTCCCAAGCCCATGTGCCCCCTTGAAAACTTAGTCCGCTTTGTCAAAAGGGACATGTTTGTGGCCCTGGGCGGCACTACTAATTATTATGATGCCTGTCACAGGGAAGGAGTCTAA